In Temnothorax longispinosus isolate EJ_2023e chromosome 10, Tlon_JGU_v1, whole genome shotgun sequence, a single window of DNA contains:
- the LOC139820329 gene encoding uncharacterized protein isoform X3 translates to MLRLSRESLLPLKEIFDNVSRTNPEVAAHISYSSMKSMMARERIKQRPPIPHTFQALCTDLIKYEWIKEFYKGNVVAQDGSRAVIFSSDKLLEIIQQAQEIFVDGTFSVVPRYPHIDQLYTIHIRYTNKAVGTVFCLCEARISALYEAIWLKILQLAPGLKTSVKFIMSDYEAAAMKVLEKLFPNANIHGCWFHYNQAVLRKWNRLGLTNISSTLLSMTMTLPLLPQEFVQALRILHNYCDATHSKYEELLHFVTYIEKTWLPKASKVSVYNCPVRTNNLVENFHSTMRRKLGPHQNLWIFFDKLTKLLVDQEINFERLQNNKSLTIAQPRKNKERDLKIFQAQTDLITGRLPLEQFLLIFTGIHNNFYLQQDINMQEKENVPNVFLENQNGEKENVPNVFLENQNGEKENVPNIFLENENIEEENVLNISLENENRQEENISNISLENKNGEKENVLNIYLESKSRKNNKEELCSETQFFCQPEHINTKDGENYERETQVNVNQDPIIIRQPQVVLTRLKRKEYEKYTNTDRQPLASIENTIASKITRRYRRKVHKYCSCCN, encoded by the exons ATGTTACGTTTATCACGAGAATCGCTTCTGCCACTGAAGGAGATTTTTGATAACGTTTCTCGAAC AAATCCAGAAGTAGCTGCACATATATCATATAGTTCTATGAAAAGTATGATGGCTCGAGAACGAATTAAACAAAGACCTCCTATTCCACATACCTTTCAAGCCTTATGtactgatttaattaaatacgaatggattaaagaattttataaaggaAATGTAGTTGCACAAGATGGTAGCAGAGCTGTTATATTTTCAAGTGATAAACTTCTTGAAATAATTCAGCAAGCTCAAGAAATTTTTGTCGATGGAACTTTTTCg GTTGTTCCTCGTTATCCACATATAGATCAACTGTATACTATTCACATTCGTTATACAAATAAA GCAGTTGGAACTGTGTTCTGTTTATGTGAAGCACGTATCAGTGCACTATATGAAGCAATATGGTTGAAGATATTACAGCTAGCTCCAGGATTAAAAACTAGTGTCAAATTTATTATGAGCGATTATGAAGCAGCAGCTATGAAAGTTTTGGAAAAACTTTTTCCAAATGCAAATATTCATGGCTGTTGGTTCCATTATAATCAA gcTGTATTACGTAAGTGGAATCGCTTAggtttaacaaatatttcaagtaCGCTGTTGTCTATGACAATGACGCTTCCATTATTGCCACAAGAATTCGTGCAGGCATTAAGaatattgcataattattGTGATGCTACACATTCCAAATATGAGGAATTATTGCACTTTGTaacatatattgaaaaaaccTGGTTACCTAAAGCCTCAAAAGTTAGTGTATATAATTGTCCCGTAAGAACAAACAATTTAgtagaaaattttcatagtACGATGAGACGAAAACTGGGTCCTCATCAAAATTTATGGATATTTTTtg ATAAACTGACAAAGTTACTCGTAgatcaagaaattaattttgaacgtttacaaaataataaaagtttaacaatTGCACAACCACGCAAAAATAAAGAGCGTGacttaaagatttttcaagcACAAACAGATTTAATTACAGGAAG GTTGCCTCTTGAACAGTTCTTGCTAATATTTACTGGAATACACAACAATTTTTACCTTCAACAGGATATAAACATGCAAG aaaaagaaaatgtaccaAACGTATTCTTGGAAAATCAAaatggagaaaaagaaaatgtaccaAACGTATTCTTGGAAAATCAAaatggagaaaaagaaaatgtaccaaacatatttttggaaaatgaaaatatagaggaagaaaatgtattaaatatatccttggaaaatgaaaatagacaggaagaaaatatatcaaacatatctttggaaaataaaaacggagaaaaagaaaatgtactaaacatatatttagaaaGCAAAAGTcgaaagaataataaagaagagTTATGTTCCGAAACACAATTCTTTTGTCAACCAGAACATATAAACACGAAAG ACGGGGAAAATTATGAAAGGGAGACACAAGTTAACGTAAATCAAGATCCAATAATTATACGACAACCTCAAGTTGTACTAACGAGACTTAAACGTAAAGAGTATGAAAAGTATACTAACACTGATCGACAGCCATTAGCTTCTATTGAAAATACTATTGCGtcaaaa
- the LOC139820329 gene encoding uncharacterized protein isoform X4, producing MKSMMARERIKQRPPIPHTFQALCTDLIKYEWIKEFYKGNVVAQDGSRAVIFSSDKLLEIIQQAQEIFVDGTFSVVPRYPHIDQLYTIHIRYTNKAVGTVFCLCEARISALYEAIWLKILQLAPGLKTSVKFIMSDYEAAAMKVLEKLFPNANIHGCWFHYNQAVLRKWNRLGLTNISSTLLSMTMTLPLLPQEFVQALRILHNYCDATHSKYEELLHFVTYIEKTWLPKASKVSVYNCPVRTNNLVENFHSTMRRKLGPHQNLWIFFDKLTKLLVDQEINFERLQNNKSLTIAQPRKNKERDLKIFQAQTDLITGRLPLEQFLLIFTGIHNNFYLQQDINMQEKENVPNVFLENQNGEKENVPNVFLENQNGEKENVPNIFLENENIEEENVLNISLENENRQEENISNISLENKNGEKENVLNIYLESKSRKNNKEELCSETQFFCQPEHINTKEKESIINISLEDGENYERETQVNVNQDPIIIRQPQVVLTRLKRKEYEKYTNTDRQPLASIENTIASKITRRYRRKVHKYCSCCN from the exons ATGAAAAGTATGATGGCTCGAGAACGAATTAAACAAAGACCTCCTATTCCACATACCTTTCAAGCCTTATGtactgatttaattaaatacgaatggattaaagaattttataaaggaAATGTAGTTGCACAAGATGGTAGCAGAGCTGTTATATTTTCAAGTGATAAACTTCTTGAAATAATTCAGCAAGCTCAAGAAATTTTTGTCGATGGAACTTTTTCg GTTGTTCCTCGTTATCCACATATAGATCAACTGTATACTATTCACATTCGTTATACAAATAAA GCAGTTGGAACTGTGTTCTGTTTATGTGAAGCACGTATCAGTGCACTATATGAAGCAATATGGTTGAAGATATTACAGCTAGCTCCAGGATTAAAAACTAGTGTCAAATTTATTATGAGCGATTATGAAGCAGCAGCTATGAAAGTTTTGGAAAAACTTTTTCCAAATGCAAATATTCATGGCTGTTGGTTCCATTATAATCAA gcTGTATTACGTAAGTGGAATCGCTTAggtttaacaaatatttcaagtaCGCTGTTGTCTATGACAATGACGCTTCCATTATTGCCACAAGAATTCGTGCAGGCATTAAGaatattgcataattattGTGATGCTACACATTCCAAATATGAGGAATTATTGCACTTTGTaacatatattgaaaaaaccTGGTTACCTAAAGCCTCAAAAGTTAGTGTATATAATTGTCCCGTAAGAACAAACAATTTAgtagaaaattttcatagtACGATGAGACGAAAACTGGGTCCTCATCAAAATTTATGGATATTTTTtg ATAAACTGACAAAGTTACTCGTAgatcaagaaattaattttgaacgtttacaaaataataaaagtttaacaatTGCACAACCACGCAAAAATAAAGAGCGTGacttaaagatttttcaagcACAAACAGATTTAATTACAGGAAG GTTGCCTCTTGAACAGTTCTTGCTAATATTTACTGGAATACACAACAATTTTTACCTTCAACAGGATATAAACATGCAAG aaaaagaaaatgtaccaAACGTATTCTTGGAAAATCAAaatggagaaaaagaaaatgtaccaAACGTATTCTTGGAAAATCAAaatggagaaaaagaaaatgtaccaaacatatttttggaaaatgaaaatatagaggaagaaaatgtattaaatatatccttggaaaatgaaaatagacaggaagaaaatatatcaaacatatctttggaaaataaaaacggagaaaaagaaaatgtactaaacatatatttagaaaGCAAAAGTcgaaagaataataaagaagagTTATGTTCCGAAACACAATTCTTTTGTCAACCAGAACATATAAACACGAAAG agaaagaaagtataataaatatatctttagaaGACGGGGAAAATTATGAAAGGGAGACACAAGTTAACGTAAATCAAGATCCAATAATTATACGACAACCTCAAGTTGTACTAACGAGACTTAAACGTAAAGAGTATGAAAAGTATACTAACACTGATCGACAGCCATTAGCTTCTATTGAAAATACTATTGCGtcaaaa
- the LOC139820329 gene encoding uncharacterized protein isoform X2, with protein sequence MLRLSRESLLPLKEIFDNVSRTNPEVAAHISYSSMKSMMARERIKQRPPIPHTFQALCTDLIKYEWIKEFYKGNVVAQDGSRAVIFSSDKLLEIIQQAQEIFVDGTFSVVPRYPHIDQLYTIHIRYTNKAVGTVFCLCEARISALYEAIWLKILQLAPGLKTSVKFIMSDYEAAAMKVLEKLFPNANIHGCWFHYNQAVLRKWNRLGLTNISSTLLSMTMTLPLLPQEFVQALRILHNYCDATHSKYEELLHFVTYIEKTWLPKASKVSVYNCPVRTNNLVENFHSTMRRKLGPHQNLWIFFDKLTKLLVDQEINFERLQNNKSLTIAQPRKNKERDLKIFQAQTDLITGRLPLEQFLLIFTGIHNNFYLQQDINMQEKENVPNVFLENQNGEKENVPNVFLENQNGEKENVPNIFLENENIEEENVLNISLENENRQEENISNISLENKNGEKENVLNIYLESKSRKNNKEELCSETQFFCQPEHINTKEDGENYERETQVNVNQDPIIIRQPQVVLTRLKRKEYEKYTNTDRQPLASIENTIASKITRRYRRKVHKYCSCCN encoded by the exons ATGTTACGTTTATCACGAGAATCGCTTCTGCCACTGAAGGAGATTTTTGATAACGTTTCTCGAAC AAATCCAGAAGTAGCTGCACATATATCATATAGTTCTATGAAAAGTATGATGGCTCGAGAACGAATTAAACAAAGACCTCCTATTCCACATACCTTTCAAGCCTTATGtactgatttaattaaatacgaatggattaaagaattttataaaggaAATGTAGTTGCACAAGATGGTAGCAGAGCTGTTATATTTTCAAGTGATAAACTTCTTGAAATAATTCAGCAAGCTCAAGAAATTTTTGTCGATGGAACTTTTTCg GTTGTTCCTCGTTATCCACATATAGATCAACTGTATACTATTCACATTCGTTATACAAATAAA GCAGTTGGAACTGTGTTCTGTTTATGTGAAGCACGTATCAGTGCACTATATGAAGCAATATGGTTGAAGATATTACAGCTAGCTCCAGGATTAAAAACTAGTGTCAAATTTATTATGAGCGATTATGAAGCAGCAGCTATGAAAGTTTTGGAAAAACTTTTTCCAAATGCAAATATTCATGGCTGTTGGTTCCATTATAATCAA gcTGTATTACGTAAGTGGAATCGCTTAggtttaacaaatatttcaagtaCGCTGTTGTCTATGACAATGACGCTTCCATTATTGCCACAAGAATTCGTGCAGGCATTAAGaatattgcataattattGTGATGCTACACATTCCAAATATGAGGAATTATTGCACTTTGTaacatatattgaaaaaaccTGGTTACCTAAAGCCTCAAAAGTTAGTGTATATAATTGTCCCGTAAGAACAAACAATTTAgtagaaaattttcatagtACGATGAGACGAAAACTGGGTCCTCATCAAAATTTATGGATATTTTTtg ATAAACTGACAAAGTTACTCGTAgatcaagaaattaattttgaacgtttacaaaataataaaagtttaacaatTGCACAACCACGCAAAAATAAAGAGCGTGacttaaagatttttcaagcACAAACAGATTTAATTACAGGAAG GTTGCCTCTTGAACAGTTCTTGCTAATATTTACTGGAATACACAACAATTTTTACCTTCAACAGGATATAAACATGCAAG aaaaagaaaatgtaccaAACGTATTCTTGGAAAATCAAaatggagaaaaagaaaatgtaccaAACGTATTCTTGGAAAATCAAaatggagaaaaagaaaatgtaccaaacatatttttggaaaatgaaaatatagaggaagaaaatgtattaaatatatccttggaaaatgaaaatagacaggaagaaaatatatcaaacatatctttggaaaataaaaacggagaaaaagaaaatgtactaaacatatatttagaaaGCAAAAGTcgaaagaataataaagaagagTTATGTTCCGAAACACAATTCTTTTGTCAACCAGAACATATAAACACGAAAG aaGACGGGGAAAATTATGAAAGGGAGACACAAGTTAACGTAAATCAAGATCCAATAATTATACGACAACCTCAAGTTGTACTAACGAGACTTAAACGTAAAGAGTATGAAAAGTATACTAACACTGATCGACAGCCATTAGCTTCTATTGAAAATACTATTGCGtcaaaa
- the LOC139820329 gene encoding uncharacterized protein isoform X1, with protein MLRLSRESLLPLKEIFDNVSRTNPEVAAHISYSSMKSMMARERIKQRPPIPHTFQALCTDLIKYEWIKEFYKGNVVAQDGSRAVIFSSDKLLEIIQQAQEIFVDGTFSVVPRYPHIDQLYTIHIRYTNKAVGTVFCLCEARISALYEAIWLKILQLAPGLKTSVKFIMSDYEAAAMKVLEKLFPNANIHGCWFHYNQAVLRKWNRLGLTNISSTLLSMTMTLPLLPQEFVQALRILHNYCDATHSKYEELLHFVTYIEKTWLPKASKVSVYNCPVRTNNLVENFHSTMRRKLGPHQNLWIFFDKLTKLLVDQEINFERLQNNKSLTIAQPRKNKERDLKIFQAQTDLITGRLPLEQFLLIFTGIHNNFYLQQDINMQEKENVPNVFLENQNGEKENVPNVFLENQNGEKENVPNIFLENENIEEENVLNISLENENRQEENISNISLENKNGEKENVLNIYLESKSRKNNKEELCSETQFFCQPEHINTKEKESIINISLEDGENYERETQVNVNQDPIIIRQPQVVLTRLKRKEYEKYTNTDRQPLASIENTIASKITRRYRRKVHKYCSCCN; from the exons ATGTTACGTTTATCACGAGAATCGCTTCTGCCACTGAAGGAGATTTTTGATAACGTTTCTCGAAC AAATCCAGAAGTAGCTGCACATATATCATATAGTTCTATGAAAAGTATGATGGCTCGAGAACGAATTAAACAAAGACCTCCTATTCCACATACCTTTCAAGCCTTATGtactgatttaattaaatacgaatggattaaagaattttataaaggaAATGTAGTTGCACAAGATGGTAGCAGAGCTGTTATATTTTCAAGTGATAAACTTCTTGAAATAATTCAGCAAGCTCAAGAAATTTTTGTCGATGGAACTTTTTCg GTTGTTCCTCGTTATCCACATATAGATCAACTGTATACTATTCACATTCGTTATACAAATAAA GCAGTTGGAACTGTGTTCTGTTTATGTGAAGCACGTATCAGTGCACTATATGAAGCAATATGGTTGAAGATATTACAGCTAGCTCCAGGATTAAAAACTAGTGTCAAATTTATTATGAGCGATTATGAAGCAGCAGCTATGAAAGTTTTGGAAAAACTTTTTCCAAATGCAAATATTCATGGCTGTTGGTTCCATTATAATCAA gcTGTATTACGTAAGTGGAATCGCTTAggtttaacaaatatttcaagtaCGCTGTTGTCTATGACAATGACGCTTCCATTATTGCCACAAGAATTCGTGCAGGCATTAAGaatattgcataattattGTGATGCTACACATTCCAAATATGAGGAATTATTGCACTTTGTaacatatattgaaaaaaccTGGTTACCTAAAGCCTCAAAAGTTAGTGTATATAATTGTCCCGTAAGAACAAACAATTTAgtagaaaattttcatagtACGATGAGACGAAAACTGGGTCCTCATCAAAATTTATGGATATTTTTtg ATAAACTGACAAAGTTACTCGTAgatcaagaaattaattttgaacgtttacaaaataataaaagtttaacaatTGCACAACCACGCAAAAATAAAGAGCGTGacttaaagatttttcaagcACAAACAGATTTAATTACAGGAAG GTTGCCTCTTGAACAGTTCTTGCTAATATTTACTGGAATACACAACAATTTTTACCTTCAACAGGATATAAACATGCAAG aaaaagaaaatgtaccaAACGTATTCTTGGAAAATCAAaatggagaaaaagaaaatgtaccaAACGTATTCTTGGAAAATCAAaatggagaaaaagaaaatgtaccaaacatatttttggaaaatgaaaatatagaggaagaaaatgtattaaatatatccttggaaaatgaaaatagacaggaagaaaatatatcaaacatatctttggaaaataaaaacggagaaaaagaaaatgtactaaacatatatttagaaaGCAAAAGTcgaaagaataataaagaagagTTATGTTCCGAAACACAATTCTTTTGTCAACCAGAACATATAAACACGAAAG agaaagaaagtataataaatatatctttagaaGACGGGGAAAATTATGAAAGGGAGACACAAGTTAACGTAAATCAAGATCCAATAATTATACGACAACCTCAAGTTGTACTAACGAGACTTAAACGTAAAGAGTATGAAAAGTATACTAACACTGATCGACAGCCATTAGCTTCTATTGAAAATACTATTGCGtcaaaa